A single genomic interval of Prunus dulcis chromosome 5, ALMONDv2, whole genome shotgun sequence harbors:
- the LOC117628861 gene encoding rop guanine nucleotide exchange factor 14 isoform X2 — MRRGLACCTRDREISIDFDEQERIMTYNGLENCILNGQSLENESTTSRGDGFATDSLDDDASTCSSGKDAFGSFSSKWLTVNRDEQRLDEWETLDSPNHFYVKEKPSYVLQNSDVEEMKEKFSKLLLGEDVTGGYKGLSTAVALSNAITNLAVFGELWKLEPLPEERKSKWRREMDWLLSPTNYMVELVPAKQNGANGRMLEIMTPKARGDIHMNLPALQKLDSMLIETLESMVNTEFWYAEGGSRAEGRNKVSRQSKRWWLPAPQVQATGLSDTAKQKLLNQGRVVHQVFKAARSINESVLLEMPVPTVVRDALPKSGKASLGEELYKVLTAETNSAEEMVNSLNLKSEHNALEVINRLEAAVFSWKERITEQVSGKSPVRTSWSFIKDPLSEIDKVESLLDRAEVLLQQLKTRYPNLPQTFLDVTKIQYGKDVGHSIMEAYSRVLGNLAFSILSRVGDVLQEDALNNPNSFTASSYFPWINISHNSSMAGQNIRYSFIDGNKGDRRHSNSTLSSIDLEFTYSVAKDSPVTATPSRARVWCIGREACVSVSPTNSP, encoded by the exons ATGAGGAGAGGGCTTGCTTGTTGCACCCGGGACAGAGAGATTAGCATCGACTTTGATGAGCAAGAGA GGATAATGACATACAATGGACTTGAAAATTGCATTCTCAACGGCCAATCTCTCGAAAATGAAAGCACAACAAGCAGAGGAGATGGGTTTGCAACTGACTCACTGGATGATGATGCTTCAACCTGTTCTTCAGGGAAAGATGCTTTTGGATCATTCTCTTCAAAATGGTTGACAGTGAACAGAGATGAACAAAGACTGGATGAATGGGAGACCTTAGACAGCCCCAACCATTTCTATGTCAAAGAAAAACCATCTTATGTTCTTCAGAATTCAGACGTGGaggaaatgaaagaaaaattttCAAAGCTGTTATTAGGTGAAGATGTCACAGGAGGATACAAGGGCCTCAGCACAGCAGTAGCACTGTCAAATGCCATCACAAATCTAGCAG TTTTTGGAGAGCTGTGGAAACTGGAACCACTACctgaagagagaaaaagcaaATGGCGAAGAGAAATGGACTGGTTGCTCTCCCCTACGAACTATATGGTTGAGCTGGTTCCTGCTAAGCAAAATGGTGCAAATGGTCGGATGTTAGAG ATTATGACCCCAAAAGCCCGTGGAGACATACACATGAATCTTCCAGCTCTTCAGAAGTTGGACTCCATGCTTATT GAGACACTTGAGTCAATGGTCAATACTGAGTTTTGGTATGCAGAAGGTGGTAGCCGGGCAGAAGGAAGGAACAAAGTTTCACGTCAGAGCAAGAGATGGTGGCTTCCAGCACCCCAAGTACAAGCTACTGGGCTGTCTGATACAGCAAAACAGAAATTGCTCAATCAGGGTAGGGTGGTTCATCAAGTATTCAAGGCTGCCAGATCCATCAATGAAAGTGTTCTGCTTGAAATGCCTGTGCCAACTGTTGTCAGGGATGCACTTCCGAAG TCTGGAAAAGCAAGCCTTGGTGAGGAACTATACAAGGTCTTAACTGCAGAAACAAACTCAGCTGAGGAAATGGTCAATTCACTTAACCTAAAATCTGAACACAATGCCCTTGAGGTCATTAACAGGCTGGAAGCTGCTGTATTTTCttggaaagaaagaattaCAGAACAAGTTAGCGGTAAATCTCCTGTTCGAACATCTTGGTCCTTCATTAAGGACCCGTTGTCTGAGATTGATAAGGTGGAGTCACTATTGGACCGAGCAGAAGTACTTTTACAACAGCTGAAAACCAGATATCCCAACCTTCCCCAAACTTTTCTTGATGTTACAAAAATCCAATATGGCAAG GATGTTGGGCATTCAATTATGGAAGCATATTCTCGAGTACTTGGAAACTTGGCTTTCAGCATACTGTCTAGAGTAGGAGATGTTTTGCAAGAAGATGCTTTGAACAATCCCAATTCATTTACAGCATCAAGTTACTTTCCATGGATTAATATCAGCCATAACTCTTCAATGGCTGGCCAAAACATTAGATACTCATTCATTGATGGGAACAAGGGGGATCGCCGACATTCCAATTCGACTTTGAGTAGTATCGACTTAGAATTTACGTACAGTGTGGCTAAAGACAGCCCTGTGACGGCAACACCAAGTCGAGCACGTGTATGGTGCATTGGTAGAGAGGCTTGTGTGAGTGTTTCCCCTACAAACTCCCCCTGA
- the LOC117628861 gene encoding rop guanine nucleotide exchange factor 14 isoform X1, with protein sequence MRRGLACCTRDREISIDFDEQERIMTYNGLENCILNGQSLENESTTSRGDGFATDSLDDDASTCSSGKDAFGSFSSKWLTVNRDEQRLDEWETLDSPNHFYVKEKPSYVLQNSDVEEMKEKFSKLLLGEDVTGGYKGLSTAVALSNAITNLAATVFGELWKLEPLPEERKSKWRREMDWLLSPTNYMVELVPAKQNGANGRMLEIMTPKARGDIHMNLPALQKLDSMLIETLESMVNTEFWYAEGGSRAEGRNKVSRQSKRWWLPAPQVQATGLSDTAKQKLLNQGRVVHQVFKAARSINESVLLEMPVPTVVRDALPKSGKASLGEELYKVLTAETNSAEEMVNSLNLKSEHNALEVINRLEAAVFSWKERITEQVSGKSPVRTSWSFIKDPLSEIDKVESLLDRAEVLLQQLKTRYPNLPQTFLDVTKIQYGKDVGHSIMEAYSRVLGNLAFSILSRVGDVLQEDALNNPNSFTASSYFPWINISHNSSMAGQNIRYSFIDGNKGDRRHSNSTLSSIDLEFTYSVAKDSPVTATPSRARVWCIGREACVSVSPTNSP encoded by the exons ATGAGGAGAGGGCTTGCTTGTTGCACCCGGGACAGAGAGATTAGCATCGACTTTGATGAGCAAGAGA GGATAATGACATACAATGGACTTGAAAATTGCATTCTCAACGGCCAATCTCTCGAAAATGAAAGCACAACAAGCAGAGGAGATGGGTTTGCAACTGACTCACTGGATGATGATGCTTCAACCTGTTCTTCAGGGAAAGATGCTTTTGGATCATTCTCTTCAAAATGGTTGACAGTGAACAGAGATGAACAAAGACTGGATGAATGGGAGACCTTAGACAGCCCCAACCATTTCTATGTCAAAGAAAAACCATCTTATGTTCTTCAGAATTCAGACGTGGaggaaatgaaagaaaaattttCAAAGCTGTTATTAGGTGAAGATGTCACAGGAGGATACAAGGGCCTCAGCACAGCAGTAGCACTGTCAAATGCCATCACAAATCTAGCAG CAACAGTTTTTGGAGAGCTGTGGAAACTGGAACCACTACctgaagagagaaaaagcaaATGGCGAAGAGAAATGGACTGGTTGCTCTCCCCTACGAACTATATGGTTGAGCTGGTTCCTGCTAAGCAAAATGGTGCAAATGGTCGGATGTTAGAG ATTATGACCCCAAAAGCCCGTGGAGACATACACATGAATCTTCCAGCTCTTCAGAAGTTGGACTCCATGCTTATT GAGACACTTGAGTCAATGGTCAATACTGAGTTTTGGTATGCAGAAGGTGGTAGCCGGGCAGAAGGAAGGAACAAAGTTTCACGTCAGAGCAAGAGATGGTGGCTTCCAGCACCCCAAGTACAAGCTACTGGGCTGTCTGATACAGCAAAACAGAAATTGCTCAATCAGGGTAGGGTGGTTCATCAAGTATTCAAGGCTGCCAGATCCATCAATGAAAGTGTTCTGCTTGAAATGCCTGTGCCAACTGTTGTCAGGGATGCACTTCCGAAG TCTGGAAAAGCAAGCCTTGGTGAGGAACTATACAAGGTCTTAACTGCAGAAACAAACTCAGCTGAGGAAATGGTCAATTCACTTAACCTAAAATCTGAACACAATGCCCTTGAGGTCATTAACAGGCTGGAAGCTGCTGTATTTTCttggaaagaaagaattaCAGAACAAGTTAGCGGTAAATCTCCTGTTCGAACATCTTGGTCCTTCATTAAGGACCCGTTGTCTGAGATTGATAAGGTGGAGTCACTATTGGACCGAGCAGAAGTACTTTTACAACAGCTGAAAACCAGATATCCCAACCTTCCCCAAACTTTTCTTGATGTTACAAAAATCCAATATGGCAAG GATGTTGGGCATTCAATTATGGAAGCATATTCTCGAGTACTTGGAAACTTGGCTTTCAGCATACTGTCTAGAGTAGGAGATGTTTTGCAAGAAGATGCTTTGAACAATCCCAATTCATTTACAGCATCAAGTTACTTTCCATGGATTAATATCAGCCATAACTCTTCAATGGCTGGCCAAAACATTAGATACTCATTCATTGATGGGAACAAGGGGGATCGCCGACATTCCAATTCGACTTTGAGTAGTATCGACTTAGAATTTACGTACAGTGTGGCTAAAGACAGCCCTGTGACGGCAACACCAAGTCGAGCACGTGTATGGTGCATTGGTAGAGAGGCTTGTGTGAGTGTTTCCCCTACAAACTCCCCCTGA